ATCTGGGGCGCGAGCCACGAGGCGAAGCACCTGGAATTCTTGAGCAACGGCCTCGACATCGTCGAGCCCATCATGGGGGTCGCCGCGTGGCGCGAGGACGTCGAGGTGCTGACCGAGGAGGTGTCGGTGCGCTTCGAGGCTGGCCGCCCCGTCGCGATCAACGGCGAAGTCTTCGATGACCCGGTGGCGCTCGTCTACAAGGCGAACGAGATCGGCGGCCGCCACGGCCTCGGCATCTCCGACCAGATCGAGAACCGCATCATCGAGGCGAAGTCGCGCGGCATCTACGAGGCCCCGGGCATGGCGCTGCTGCACATCACCTACGAGCGCCTCGTCAACGCGATTCACAACGAGAACACGCTCGCGAGCTACCACAACGACGGCCGCAAGCTCGGCCGCCTGATGTACGAGGGCCGCTGGCTCGACCCCGAGGCGCTCATGATGCGCGAGGCGCTGCAGCGCTGGGTCGGCTCGGTCGTCACGGGCGAGGTCACGCTGCGCCTGCGCCGCGGCGACGACTACACGATCCTGAACACCACGGGACCGAACCTCAGCTACCACCCCGAGAAGCTCTCGATGGAGCGCACCGTGGGCGCCGCGTTCGGCCCGCAGGATCGCATCGGCCAGCTGACCATGCGCAACCTCGACATCGCTGATTCGCGTCAGCGCCTCGAGCAGTACGCGGCGCTTGGCCTCGTGGGCGGCCCGATCGCTGCCCTCGTGGGCGAGCTCGAGGCCGGCGGGGCAGAAGAGATCGCGAACGCCGTCTCGGGCATCAGCGAGGACGCCGATACGCTCGGCCTCTCGGCCGCGTTCGACGCCGGCACGGACTAGTTGCGAGAGGGGGTGCTGCCACTGGCAGCGCCCCCTCGGCCTGGGCGTTCGCGCCGCAGGCACAAGAAAGGCCCCGCACCGATTGGTGCGGGGCCTTTCTGTAGTGTTCGCGCGGGCCGTCGTGGATCCCGTTGTGAAGCTGGTTAGGACGCGCGACGTGCGCGTGCTGCGCGGCGCTTGAGCGCGCGGCGCTCGTCCTCGCTGAGGCCGCCCCAGACGCCCGAGTCCTGCCCGGTGTCCATTGCGTACTGCAGGCACAGCTCGGTGACGGTGCAACGTGCACATACCGACTTGGCTCGCTCGATCTGCTCGACCGCGGGGCCGGTGTTCCCGACCGGGAAAAACAGCTCGGGGTCTACTGTGAGACAAGCAGCCTGCTCGCGCCAATCCATCTTGATGTGCTCCTTCGTGCAATACAACCGTTGAGTGCGGTGTGAGGGAACGCGCCGAAGAAATCTTCGATGTCTGGTTCCCGCACCGCCTGAATGAGGCTGAGAATGCCCACGACGGTGTGCGCGAAACTCGACGGGATATATAGTTTCATGGACGCAGAGGCAAAGCAATAGTTTTCACGTAATCTTTTCGAAAGGGAGCCGTGGCTGACGATTCACCCCGCATTCATACGCGCGCGAAGGGCGCCTGGAGGTTGCTGTGCATCGTCCTGGGGGTGCAATCGGTTCTCGCGATCGCGCTCGCCTGGATCGCCGTTTCGGGTTTTCTCGCCGCCACCGACGACCCGTTCGCTGACCGCATGAGCGTGCTCATTGTCGCGCTCGCTTCGGTCGTCTGGGTGTTCGCGACGCTCGTTGGCGCGCTGCGCGGGCGAGGCTGGGCGCGCGGCTCAAACCTCACGCTGCAGTTGTTGCTGATCGCCGCGGCAAGCGGGATCCTGCAGGGCATGCTCGGCGCGGGCGTGCCGAGCGCGAGCGCGATCGGGTGGGGGCTCATCGTGCTGGCCGCGGCCGGGATCCTGGGATCGGTGCTCGCCCGCCCGGCGGACCGTGTCGCGGAGCAGCCGGAGTTCTAAGCCGGTTCGAGCGAGCGGCTACGCCGCGCCAAGCCCCACGAGCTTGCGGATGCGGCCCACGTGGCCCGTCGCCTTCACGTTGTAGAGCGCGTTCGTGATGATGCCGTTCTCGTCGATGATGAACGTCGAGCGGATGACGCCCTGCACGAACTTGCCGTAGCTGTTCTTCTCGCCAAACGCGCCATACGCGTGGTGCACGGCGAGGTCGGGGTCGCTGAGCAGCGGGTACTCAAGGCCGTCCCGATCGGCGAAGCGGCGCTGCTTTTCGACCTCGTCGCGTGAGATGCCGAACACGCGATACCCGGCGGCGGTGAGCGCGCCGGTCGACTCCTGGAAGTCGCACGCCTCGATGCTGCAGCCCGGGGTCATCGCCTCGGGGTAGAAGAAGAGGATGACCTTCTCGCCGCGGAGGCCGGAAAGGTTGTGAACCACGCCGTCCTGGTCGGGGAGGGCGAACTCCGGGGCCTGGTCACCAGCGGCAAGTATCGTGCGTTCCGTCATGGCTCCAGGCTAGCCGAGCAAGCGGCGCAGCGATTCCACCCGGGCGGCACCGGCGGCGTCAAGCCGCTCGTCGCGCACCGCCGCGTCGAGCTCGCAGTCGGGCGCGCCCTCGAGATGGGTGCACCCGCGCGGGCAGTCCTCGATGAGTTCGGCAAGATCCTTGAACCCGCGCAGGATCCCGTCGCTCGTTACGTGGCCGAGCCCGAAGGAGCGCACGCCGGGGGTGTCGACGACCCAGCCCGTGCGCATTCCCTGCTGCAGGCGCAGTGCGACGGTCGAGGACGACGTGTGCCGGCCGCGGCCGGTCACCGCGTTGACGTGGCCGGTGGCGCGCTCGGCGCTCGGCACGAGGGCGTTGATGAGGGTTGACTTTCCGACGCCCGAGTGCCCGACGAACACGGTGGTGTGGCCGAGCAGGGCCTGCGTGATCTCCTCAAGCGGCTCGTTGCCGGGCGCCGAGAGGAACGCGGGCACGTCGAGCGCCGCGAACTGGTCGAGGAAGGGGGTCGGATCCTGTAAGTCCGTCTTCGTGATGCACAGGATCGGCTGGAGGCCGGCGTCGTAGGCCGCAACCAGGTAGCGGTCGACGAGGCGCACGCGCGGCTCGGGGTTCGCCGCGGCGACCACGATGAGCATCTGGTCGGCGTTCGCGACGATGACGCGCTCGACGCGGTCGGTGTCGTCGGCGCTGCGGCGCAGCAAGGTTGTGCGCTCGACAATCTCGACGATGCGCCCGAGCGTGCCCTCACGCCCGGTCGTGTCGCCCACGATCCGCACGCGGTCGCCCGTGACGATCGAGGTCTTCGCGAGCTCGCGGGCGCGGGCGCACACGATCTCGCGCTCCGGCTCGCCGCCCTCGCCGTTCTGGTGCATGAGCACGGTGTAGCGGCCGCGGTCGACCCCCGTGATCATGCCGATCTCGGCGTTCGCGCGGTCGGGGCGGATCTTCGTGCGGGGCCGGTTCGCCTTGGGGTTCGGGCGCGCGCGGATGTGCTGCTCGTCGTACTGCTCGTACTTGTCCTCGAGCTCTTCCGCGTCGTCAAAGGAGCCGCCGTCGAGCCAGCTCATCGGGGGAGCATCCCGTCCCAGAGCTGCGTGAACTCCGGCAGCGTTTTGGCGGTCGTGCCGATGTCGTCGATCGTGACGCCCGGCACGCGCAGGCCGATGAGGGCGCCCGTCGTCGCCATGCGGTGGTCGGCGTAGCTCTCCCAGCGCGCGCCCGTGAGGGGGACGGGGGTGACGGCGATGCCGTCCGGCAGTTCTTCGGCTTGGCCGCCCAGGCGCCGGATCTCGGCGACGAGGGCCGCGATCCGGTCGGTCTCGTGGTGACGGATATGGCCGATGCCGGTGATCTCGCTCGGCCCGTCTGCGAGGGCTGCGAGGCCCACGAGGGTCGGCGCGAGCTCGCCGGCCTCGGGAACGTCGAGGCGCACGGCGCGAATCGTGCCGTCGCCCGAGACCGTCAGGCGGTCGCCCTCGAGGGTCACGGTCGCCCCGAACTCGGGCAGGATCCTGCGCAGCTGGTCGCCGACCTGCGTGGTCGAGCCGGGCCAGCCGGGCACGGTCACGCTGCCGCCGGCGACCAGCGCGGCGGCGAGGAAGGGGGCGGCGTTCGAGAGGTCGGGCTCGATCTCGATCTCGCGCGCGGCGATCGGCCCGGGCTCGACGACCCATTCGCCCTCGGCGGGGGAGTACGCGGTGACGCCCCTCGCGACGAGCGTCGCGATGGTCATCTCGATGTGCGGCACGCTCGGCAGCCGCTCGCCGCGGTGCACGACGTGCACGCCCTCGGCGAAGCGCGGGGCCGAGAGCAAGAGGCCCGAGACGAACTGGCTCGACAGCGAGGCGTCGAGCTCGACGCGCCCGCCGCGCAGCCCGCCCGTCCCGTGCACGGTGAAGGGGAGGGCGCCGCGGCCCTCGTCGGCGATGTCCGCGCCGAGCACGCGCAGCGCGTCCAGCACCGCGCGCATGGGGCGCCTTCTCGCGTAGGGGTCGCCGTCAAAGGCGGTGGGGCCGAGCGCGAGCGCCGCGACGGCCGGTACGAACCGCATGACGGTCCCGGCCAGGCCGCAGCTGATGGTGGTCGAGCCGATCAGCTCGTCCGCCGGCGTGATCCGGAGGTCCGGGCCGAAGGGACCGGGATCCGGCAGCGCGTCGATCTGGGTGCCGAGGGCGCGCAGGGCCTCGATCATGAGCTCAGAGTCGCGCGAGTGGAGCGGCGCGCGCAAGACCCCGGGGCCGTCGGCCAACGCCGCAAGGATGAGTTCGCGGTTCGTCAGCGACTTCGAGCCGGGCAGCGGCACGACCGCGCTCAGTGCGCTCGTCGCGACGGGGGCGGCCCATGCGGGCACCTCGCCGTCGCCGCCCTCACTCGGGCGGCCGGGATCTTCGTCACCTCGGGAATATTTTGCAGTCAGCATCAGTTATTCACCATACCGGCCCGAGGTGTGCTCTGGCCGTCGTGAGTGCGCATCCGCCCACTTCTTCGCCGTTCATTCAGAGGAGCCTGATGCCGAGCTTGGTCGCGGAGCGCGTAGGATCGGGCTTCATGAGCGAGACCACGCAGGAGTCTGCGGCAGCACTCGAGGCTCGATTTACGAGGGACGCGCTTCCCTACCTGGATCAGCTGTACGGGGCTGCCATGAAGATGACGCGCAACCCCAGTGACGCGCAAGACCTCGTCCAAGAGACATTCCTCAAGGCGTTCTCGGCGTTCGCCTCGTTTGCCGAGGGCACGAACCTCAAAGCCTGGCTGTACCGAATCATGACGAACAGCTACATCAACGGGTACCGCAAGCGCCAGCGCGAGCCATACCTCGGAGTCGTAGAAGAGCTCGAGGACTGGCAGCTCGGCGGGGCGGAATCCACGACGGCGACGTCATCGCGCTCGGCCGAGGCTGAGGCGATCGATCGCACCCCGTCCGCCGTCATCACCGAGGCCCTCGGCCAGCTCTCGGAGGAGTTCCGCATGGCGGTCGTGCTGGCCGACGTCGAGGGGTTCTCGTACCAGGAAATTGCGGACATGATGAAGACCCCGACGGGCACGGTCATGAGCCGCCTGCACCGCGGGCGCAAGCAGCTGCGGCAGCTGCTCGCTGGCTACGCGCAGGAGCAGGGGTTCGCCGTTGCTTCACCACAGAATGCCGCACCACAGAACACGGAAGGAGCGGCGCGATGACCGGAGAGATCCGCGCCGACGCGCAGACCGGCGATTGCGGTTGCGCCAAGGCCCAAGAGAATCTTGAGGAGTTCGTGCGCAACGAGCTCTGCAGCGCGGACTTCACCGAGGTGCGCGAGCACATCGCGCACTGCCCCGATTGCCGGGACGAAGAGCGCGTCTCGAAGCTGCTCACCGAGGCCGTGCGGCGCGCTTGCACCGAGCCCGCGCCGGCCGACCTCCGCGCCGTCATCCTCGCCCGCCTCAGTCAGGCGCACGGGGCCGAGTAGGCGACCCACTACCACCACGCAAGACTCCGCCGCATGCCCGCGGCGGACACACCCGGAGACGCCAATGACGCACGCATCCAGCCCATCGCCCGGCGCCACCCTGACGACAGAGGTCACACCCGAGCGCTGGGCGCAGGTCGCGGGTCCGTTCGGACTCGCCTCGCTGCGCATCACGCAGTGGCTGGATGACGAGGCCCGCCCCGTCGACGGCGCGCCGGGGCTCTGGCGCGCCGAGGGTAGCTGCGCGGTGGGTACGTTGTCCGACGGCGGGGCGCCCGAGTGGGTGCTTGCCCCCGGCGAGACGGCCGAGGCGGGCGGGCATGTACTGAAAGCGCACCAGCGCGACGGGGTGATCGCCCTGCGCGTGCTCGACCCAGAGGTCGCCAGCCGCGCCACTCTGACCGATATCGAGCGCTTCGACGCCGCACCGGGCTCGTGGGTCGTTACGGGGCGCTTTGTGCCCTCGGAGGACGGCGCGACGCGCACCGTGCAGAGCGTCGACGGGACCTCGCGTTCGGCGTCGCTCGATGGCACGGTCGAGATTGAGCTGCCGGGTGGCGAGCGAGCGAACCTCGTGGTGTCTCGGGACGACGACGGCTTCTCGCTGGTGTTCGCGGACGGTATTGCCCGGGACGGCGGGCACCGCTTCCGCTTCCTCGGCATCGGCCCCGCAGTAGACGGCGTCATCACGCTCGACTTCTCGGGCGCCTACCTGCCGCCGTGCTCGTTCAGCGACCACTACTTGTGCCCCATGCCGGCGG
This genomic stretch from Leucobacter sp. CX169 harbors:
- a CDS encoding zf-HC2 domain-containing protein, producing MTGEIRADAQTGDCGCAKAQENLEEFVRNELCSADFTEVREHIAHCPDCRDEERVSKLLTEAVRRACTEPAPADLRAVILARLSQAHGAE
- the aroA gene encoding 3-phosphoshikimate 1-carboxyvinyltransferase — translated: MLTAKYSRGDEDPGRPSEGGDGEVPAWAAPVATSALSAVVPLPGSKSLTNRELILAALADGPGVLRAPLHSRDSELMIEALRALGTQIDALPDPGPFGPDLRITPADELIGSTTISCGLAGTVMRFVPAVAALALGPTAFDGDPYARRRPMRAVLDALRVLGADIADEGRGALPFTVHGTGGLRGGRVELDASLSSQFVSGLLLSAPRFAEGVHVVHRGERLPSVPHIEMTIATLVARGVTAYSPAEGEWVVEPGPIAAREIEIEPDLSNAAPFLAAALVAGGSVTVPGWPGSTTQVGDQLRRILPEFGATVTLEGDRLTVSGDGTIRAVRLDVPEAGELAPTLVGLAALADGPSEITGIGHIRHHETDRIAALVAEIRRLGGQAEELPDGIAVTPVPLTGARWESYADHRMATTGALIGLRVPGVTIDDIGTTAKTLPEFTQLWDGMLPR
- the bcp gene encoding thioredoxin-dependent thiol peroxidase, encoding MTERTILAAGDQAPEFALPDQDGVVHNLSGLRGEKVILFFYPEAMTPGCSIEACDFQESTGALTAAGYRVFGISRDEVEKQRRFADRDGLEYPLLSDPDLAVHHAYGAFGEKNSYGKFVQGVIRSTFIIDENGIITNALYNVKATGHVGRIRKLVGLGAA
- a CDS encoding WhiB family transcriptional regulator; amino-acid sequence: MDWREQAACLTVDPELFFPVGNTGPAVEQIERAKSVCARCTVTELCLQYAMDTGQDSGVWGGLSEDERRALKRRAARARRAS
- a CDS encoding sigma-70 family RNA polymerase sigma factor; translation: MSETTQESAAALEARFTRDALPYLDQLYGAAMKMTRNPSDAQDLVQETFLKAFSAFASFAEGTNLKAWLYRIMTNSYINGYRKRQREPYLGVVEELEDWQLGGAESTTATSSRSAEAEAIDRTPSAVITEALGQLSEEFRMAVVLADVEGFSYQEIADMMKTPTGTVMSRLHRGRKQLRQLLAGYAQEQGFAVASPQNAAPQNTEGAAR
- a CDS encoding DUF1684 domain-containing protein translates to MTHASSPSPGATLTTEVTPERWAQVAGPFGLASLRITQWLDDEARPVDGAPGLWRAEGSCAVGTLSDGGAPEWVLAPGETAEAGGHVLKAHQRDGVIALRVLDPEVASRATLTDIERFDAAPGSWVVTGRFVPSEDGATRTVQSVDGTSRSASLDGTVEIELPGGERANLVVSRDDDGFSLVFADGIARDGGHRFRFLGIGPAVDGVITLDFSGAYLPPCSFSDHYLCPMPAASNRLETAITAGERRVLRAGPIRR
- the argG gene encoding argininosuccinate synthase: MSKVLSSLPVGERVGIAFSGGLDTSCAVAWMREKGAIPCTYTADLGQYDEPDLDGVAARAMEYGAELARHIDAKHALVEEGFVALQTGAFNVRSGGKTYFNTTPIGRAVTGTLLVRAMKEDGVDIWGDGSTYKGNDIERFYRYGLMANPSLRIYKPWLDEDFVEELGGRQEMSEWLVARGYPYRDSTEKAYSTDANIWGASHEAKHLEFLSNGLDIVEPIMGVAAWREDVEVLTEEVSVRFEAGRPVAINGEVFDDPVALVYKANEIGGRHGLGISDQIENRIIEAKSRGIYEAPGMALLHITYERLVNAIHNENTLASYHNDGRKLGRLMYEGRWLDPEALMMREALQRWVGSVVTGEVTLRLRRGDDYTILNTTGPNLSYHPEKLSMERTVGAAFGPQDRIGQLTMRNLDIADSRQRLEQYAALGLVGGPIAALVGELEAGGAEEIANAVSGISEDADTLGLSAAFDAGTD
- the rsgA gene encoding ribosome small subunit-dependent GTPase A, translated to MSWLDGGSFDDAEELEDKYEQYDEQHIRARPNPKANRPRTKIRPDRANAEIGMITGVDRGRYTVLMHQNGEGGEPEREIVCARARELAKTSIVTGDRVRIVGDTTGREGTLGRIVEIVERTTLLRRSADDTDRVERVIVANADQMLIVVAAANPEPRVRLVDRYLVAAYDAGLQPILCITKTDLQDPTPFLDQFAALDVPAFLSAPGNEPLEEITQALLGHTTVFVGHSGVGKSTLINALVPSAERATGHVNAVTGRGRHTSSSTVALRLQQGMRTGWVVDTPGVRSFGLGHVTSDGILRGFKDLAELIEDCPRGCTHLEGAPDCELDAAVRDERLDAAGAARVESLRRLLG